In Henckelia pumila isolate YLH828 unplaced genomic scaffold, ASM3356847v2 CTG_127, whole genome shotgun sequence, a single window of DNA contains:
- the LOC140870660 gene encoding uncharacterized protein — MAESGNNASRGRGRGRGRPRIDVNTEVNQATGRLEQLRMDELVARFHTMRPPRYFGNEGPEKAEIWITEIEDLFDLIEYPSAQRLKLALHQLKDRAKMWWATTLMTLESQKVTPSWDVFKLKFRESYCPPSFYSAKSTEFHNLKQGNMSVQDYADTFYELLKYAPHVAASQGAIVESFTEGLDDRLHPFVSTGKPMNYPEAVELAKRAEASFRRRSGNKTPIQHQSGKQPSSHFSTSSLRPKGKQFKKSGSSSTSSEGSGKQSGQRYTGPYCDNCGGKHFSNQCVGVQGLCNVCGRPGHFARVCPSQKGKSVQAAVEQATSAIKRSRWSAKSATSSCICLDRGRGTGRSRFRHESSLVQNLVELLFSAATLRPFSGELSGEFEGCYGPASLASSCDVLIPSSSLEREFPTGLVEAETLGIRVEDLRLNWYRLPK, encoded by the exons ATGGCTGAAAGTGGTAATAATGCTAGTCGTGGTCGTGGTCGTGGTCGTGGGAGACCTCGCATTGATGTTAATACCGAGGTTAATCAAGCTACTGGACGATTGGAACAACTTAGGATGGATGAGTTAGTTGCCCGTTTCCATACCATGCGTCCACCTCGTTATTTTGGTAATGAGGGACCTGAAAAAGCTGAAATCTGGATTACCGAGATTGAAGATCtctttgatttgattgaatatCCGTCGGCGCAACGTTTGAAGCTAGCACTCCATCAGTTGAAGGATCGTGCTAAGATGTGGTGGGCTACTACCTTGATGACTTTGGAATCTCAGAAAGTAACACCGTCTTGGGATGTATTCAAGCTGAAGTTCAGGGAAAGTTATTGTCCTCCATCGTTCTATAGTGCCAAATCAACCGAATTCCATAATTTGAAACAAGGAAATATGTCGGTACAAGACTATGCTGATACTTTTTACGAACTGTTGAAGTATGCTCCTCATGTTGCTGCTAGTCAGGGAGCTATTGTTGAAAGCTTCACTGAAGGATTAGATGATCGCTTGCATCCATTTGTCTCGACTGGAAAGCCAATGAATTATCCCGAAGCTGTGGAATTGGCAAAAAGGGCTGAGGCAAGTTTTCGAAGGAGAAGTGGAAACAAGACTCCTATCCAGCACCAATCTGGCAAGCAACCTTCAAGTCATTTTAGTACTTCATCTTTACGTCCAAAAGGAAAACAATTCAAGAAATCTGGCTCTAGTTCTACTAGTTCTGAAGGTTCTGGAAAGCAGAGTGGACAACGCTACACTGGTCCTTATTGTGATAACTGCGGTGGGAAACATTTCAGCAATCAATGTGTGGGAGTTCAAGGACTTTGCAATGTTTGTGGCAGACCAGGACACTTTGCTCGAGTTTGCCCCAGTCAGAAAGGAAAATCAGTGCAGGCAG CAGTCGAGCAGGCCACATCAGCAATCAAGAGGTCCAGGTGGTCAGCAAAATCAGCCACCAGTTCGTGtatttgccttgacagaggacgAGGCACAGGCAGATCCAG GTTTAGGCACGAATCGAGCCTTGTTCAGAATCTGGTCGAGCTGCTATTTTCTGCTGCGACTCTTCGA CCATTTTCCGGCGAGCTTTCCGGCGAGTTCGAAGGTTGCTACGGTCCAGCTAGTTTAGCTTCGAGTTGTGATGTTTTAATCCCTTCTTCCAGCCTTGAGCGTGAGTTTCCAACTGGTTTAGTTGAG GCCGAAACTTTGGGAATTAGAGTTGAGGACCTTCGTTTGAATTGGTATAG